A DNA window from Aminipila luticellarii contains the following coding sequences:
- a CDS encoding chemotaxis protein CheC: MDVTKKEIDAIGELFNIGIGSSATALSTILSRKVGISIPTVEIVTSRELDITYLEPAYGISVDYVKGLKGTNSLLLKREDILKMVCQMTCMEITEIDEISKSAICELMNQMMGSSSTALAKFLNKEIDISTPKLEEVQDTNSYKDFMYGKYESVMTVTFTLEIEDFLTTNFVTVMSDDICQAILNEMRKMHPLT, encoded by the coding sequence ATGGATGTAACAAAAAAAGAGATAGATGCAATAGGTGAGCTTTTCAATATTGGCATTGGTTCTTCCGCTACTGCCTTATCCACTATACTGAGCAGAAAGGTTGGTATTTCTATTCCAACGGTAGAAATCGTAACTTCCAGAGAGTTGGATATCACCTATCTGGAACCTGCTTATGGTATCAGCGTTGATTATGTTAAGGGGTTGAAGGGTACGAATTCCTTGCTTCTAAAGCGTGAAGATATTTTAAAGATGGTCTGTCAGATGACCTGTATGGAGATCACGGAGATAGACGAGATTTCAAAAAGTGCAATCTGTGAACTGATGAATCAAATGATGGGTTCTTCCTCCACCGCCCTGGCAAAATTCTTAAATAAAGAAATTGATATTTCTACACCAAAGCTTGAAGAAGTTCAAGATACAAATTCCTATAAAGACTTTATGTACGGAAAGTATGAATCGGTTATGACAGTAACGTTCACACTGGAAATAGAAGATTTTTTAACCACTAATTTTGTAACGGTCATGAGCGATGATATTTGTCAGGCCATATTGAATGAAATGAGGAAAATGCATCCGCTTACCTGA